The Brachyhypopomus gauderio isolate BG-103 chromosome 7, BGAUD_0.2, whole genome shotgun sequence genome has a window encoding:
- the etfb gene encoding electron transfer flavoprotein subunit beta, producing MTARVLVGVKRVIDYAVKIRVKPDNTGIVTDGVKHSMNPFCEIAVEEAVRLKEKKLVNEVVAVSCGPQQVQETIRTALAMGADRGIHVEVSGKDYDSLGPLQVSKILAALAKKEEASLIILGKQAIDDDCNQTGQMTAALLDWPQGTFASEVAVEGDKVKVVREVDGGLETIKINMPAVVTADLRLNTPRYAMLPNIMKAKKKKIANMKPGDLGVDLTSRLEVLRVDEPPQRQAGVKVETVEDLVSKLKEAGRI from the exons ATGACGGCCAGGGTCCTTGTTGGAGTTAAGAGAGTAATTGACTACGCCGTCAAG ATCCGAGTTAAGCCTGATAACACCGGCATAGTCACAGATGGCGTGAAACACTCCATGAATCCTTTCTGTGAGATTGCGGTGGAGGAAGCAGTCAGGCTCAAAGAGAAGAAGCTGGTTAACGAAGTTGTGGCTGTTAGCTGTGGGCCTCAGCAGGTGCAG GAGACAATTCGCACCGCACTTGCAATGGGTGCAGACCGTGGCATTCACGTGGAAGTGTCTGGAAAGGATTACGACTCCCTCGGACCACTGCAGGTGTCGAAGATTCTTGCAGCACTGGCAAAGAAGGAAGAAGCGTCTCTGATTATCCTTGGAAAACAG GCTATTGACGATGATTGTAATCAGACTGGTCAGATGACTGCAGCCCTGCTGGACTGGCCCCAG GGGACCTTTGCCTCAGAGGTGGCAGTTGAAGGAGACAAAGTGAAGGTTGTCAGGGAAGTCGACGGCGGACTGGAAACCATCAAGATCAACATGCCAGCAGTGGTGACAGCCGACCTGCGCCTCAACACGCCCAGATACGCCATGCTGCCCAACATCATG AAAGCCAAGAAAAAGAAGATTGCCAACATGAAGCCCGGAGACTTGGGTGTGGACCTGACGTCTCGGCTGGAGGTCCTGCGGGTGGATGAGCCTCCACAGAGGCAGGCTGGAGTCAAGGTGGAGACAGTGGAAGATTTGGTCAGCAAGCTGAAAGAGGCAGGAAGGATATAG